A genomic region of Alicyclobacillus sp. SO9 contains the following coding sequences:
- a CDS encoding ammonium transporter: MSAGDTAWILASSALVLLMTPGVAFFYGGLVRTKNVITTMLQVFAVILVVSIQWVVIGYTLAFGPDVHHVIGGLKFFMFHGVGAAVGAYSSTLPASVFGIFQLMFAIITPALIVGGLAERVKFSSFLVFIVLWSTIIYDPLAHWVWGQGGWLGKLGVLDFAGGTVVHISSGVAGLVAAIYLGKRAEHGSSSIKAHNVPFVVLGTALLWFGWFGFNAGSALAANGVSANAFLTTNTATAASALGWMLVEKLRTGHVTLVGASAGAVAGLVAITPAAGFVSPGSSIILGAVGGMICYYASTLMKAKLGYDDALDAFGGHGIGGTWGAIATGLFATTAVNSSGANGLFSGHPQQVLLQIVGVAATWVFSGLGSYVLLKVVDLIMGLRVTREEELLGLDYTLHKESAYPEQLSADDKAKIFGAEMAE; the protein is encoded by the coding sequence ATCAGTGCTGGTGACACTGCCTGGATACTTGCATCGTCAGCACTGGTACTGCTGATGACTCCAGGTGTTGCGTTCTTCTACGGTGGTCTCGTCAGAACCAAGAATGTTATCACTACCATGTTGCAGGTGTTCGCAGTCATTCTGGTGGTTTCAATTCAATGGGTCGTCATTGGCTATACCTTGGCATTCGGTCCAGATGTCCATCACGTGATTGGCGGCCTGAAATTCTTCATGTTCCACGGTGTGGGGGCCGCGGTCGGGGCGTATTCCAGCACACTTCCCGCCAGCGTCTTTGGCATCTTCCAACTGATGTTCGCTATTATCACACCTGCTCTGATTGTCGGCGGCCTGGCTGAACGGGTGAAATTCTCTTCCTTTCTTGTGTTCATTGTCTTATGGTCTACCATCATTTACGATCCGTTAGCACACTGGGTCTGGGGCCAAGGCGGCTGGCTGGGAAAACTGGGGGTGCTGGACTTTGCCGGCGGTACCGTCGTTCATATCAGTTCAGGCGTTGCCGGCCTGGTTGCTGCTATTTACCTGGGTAAACGGGCAGAACACGGTTCGAGCAGTATCAAAGCCCACAACGTACCTTTCGTTGTTCTGGGTACTGCGCTGTTGTGGTTCGGTTGGTTTGGCTTTAACGCAGGCAGTGCTCTCGCCGCAAACGGTGTCTCTGCCAACGCTTTCTTAACAACGAACACAGCAACCGCTGCGTCAGCACTAGGGTGGATGCTGGTTGAAAAACTGCGCACAGGTCACGTCACACTGGTTGGAGCGAGTGCTGGTGCAGTTGCAGGACTGGTGGCCATTACGCCGGCGGCTGGCTTTGTGTCACCGGGATCGAGCATCATTCTCGGAGCAGTCGGCGGCATGATTTGCTACTATGCTTCAACGCTTATGAAAGCCAAACTGGGCTACGATGACGCACTGGACGCATTTGGCGGCCACGGCATCGGCGGCACATGGGGCGCCATCGCAACGGGACTGTTTGCAACGACAGCCGTCAACTCCAGCGGCGCCAACGGCTTGTTCTCGGGTCATCCGCAACAGGTACTGCTGCAGATTGTAGGTGTCGCAGCCACATGGGTGTTCTCAGGCCTCGGCTCGTACGTGCTACTAAAAGTTGTAGACCTTATTATGGGACTGCGAGTTACAAGAGAAGAAGAACTGTTGGGACTGGACTACACACTGCACAAAGAATCTGCGTATCCAGAACAACTGTCTGCAGACGACAAAGCAAAAATTTTCGGAGCAGAGATGGCTGAATAA
- a CDS encoding nucleobase:cation symporter-2 family protein codes for MLSKSQVFTLGLQHVLAMYAGAVVVPILIGSSLKFSSSQMTYLIAADLFTCGIATLLQVIGNRFIGIKLPVVLGATFTAVSPIIAIGKTTNIGTIFGSIIIAGIAVFLLAPLFGMVLKLFPTVVTGSVVTIIGLTLIPVAMGNAAGGQGSPSFGAPHNLILALGTLLIILVMNRYLRGFLRAISILMGLILGTLAGALLGIVKFSPVLKASWFNIVHPFYFGQPHFNLIAIITMIIVGIVSMVESTGVYFALSQIVEKPIGQKDIVKGLRAEGIAIVLGGIFNTFPYTTFSQNVGLVSLTRVKTRNVIVAAGGILVALGLLPKVAALTTVIPDAVLGGAMIAMFGMVVAYGANILSQVNFNDNNNLLVVACSIGVGLGSATMPQMFAHLPNMLQMLLQNGIVTGSVTAVALNLFLNGWGATEAASEGTADPETHNRSSSVTAGV; via the coding sequence GTGTTGTCCAAGTCTCAAGTATTTACACTCGGCTTACAGCATGTGCTGGCTATGTACGCGGGAGCTGTAGTAGTCCCAATTCTTATCGGGAGCTCATTAAAGTTCAGTTCTTCGCAAATGACCTATCTGATTGCCGCCGATTTGTTCACCTGCGGTATCGCTACGCTCTTACAAGTCATTGGCAACCGATTCATTGGAATTAAACTTCCTGTCGTGCTTGGAGCCACCTTTACTGCTGTCAGTCCAATCATTGCTATTGGAAAAACGACCAACATCGGAACCATATTCGGTTCGATAATCATAGCAGGCATTGCAGTGTTCTTATTGGCACCGTTGTTTGGCATGGTGTTGAAGCTGTTTCCTACGGTCGTAACTGGGTCGGTTGTGACCATCATTGGATTGACACTCATTCCCGTGGCGATGGGAAACGCAGCAGGGGGGCAAGGTTCACCTAGCTTTGGCGCACCCCATAACCTGATTTTAGCTCTTGGTACACTGCTAATCATTCTCGTGATGAATCGCTACCTACGTGGATTTTTGCGGGCCATCTCTATTCTCATGGGTCTCATCCTTGGAACTCTGGCAGGTGCGTTACTCGGAATTGTCAAATTCTCTCCCGTCCTGAAAGCTTCTTGGTTCAATATTGTTCATCCATTTTATTTTGGCCAACCTCATTTTAATCTCATTGCTATTATCACAATGATTATTGTTGGCATCGTAAGTATGGTGGAATCCACAGGTGTCTATTTTGCACTGAGTCAGATCGTTGAAAAACCCATCGGTCAGAAAGACATCGTCAAAGGACTGCGCGCCGAAGGAATTGCCATTGTGCTAGGAGGCATTTTTAATACCTTTCCCTACACCACATTTTCACAGAATGTCGGACTTGTCTCTCTAACTCGCGTCAAAACTCGAAATGTCATTGTCGCAGCAGGCGGAATTCTAGTTGCCCTCGGATTGTTGCCAAAAGTTGCTGCATTAACCACTGTTATACCTGATGCTGTGCTTGGCGGTGCCATGATTGCCATGTTCGGCATGGTGGTTGCCTATGGCGCCAACATCTTGTCTCAGGTGAATTTCAACGACAACAACAACTTGCTTGTTGTGGCTTGCAGCATTGGCGTGGGACTCGGTTCGGCAACCATGCCCCAGATGTTCGCCCACCTGCCCAACATGCTGCAAATGTTGTTGCAAAATGGGATTGTAACGGGATCGGTCACTGCTGTTGCATTAAACCTGTTCCTTAACGGGTGGGGGGCAACTGAAGCTGCATCGGAAGGTACAGCAGATCCAGAGACCCATAACAGGAGCAGCAGTGTTACGGCAGGGGTATAG
- a CDS encoding xanthine phosphoribosyltransferase has translation MQYLHDYILKEGRVLSSQVLKVDSFLNHQVQPTLIQEIGREFANAFANSQVDKVITVEASGIHIAYATALALGVPFVYAKKKRAVTQSDDVFSAPVMSYTRNETVDITVSKSFIRPGERVLVIDDILANGNAVMGLLDILQSAEANVVALGVVIEKRFQDGRAKIQARNIPILSLASIESMENGRVVFTDSEESKMEFLTKE, from the coding sequence ATGCAATACTTGCACGACTATATCCTGAAAGAAGGACGAGTTCTGTCCAGTCAGGTGCTGAAAGTAGATTCATTCCTTAACCATCAAGTTCAGCCAACTCTCATTCAAGAGATTGGCCGAGAGTTTGCCAACGCCTTCGCGAACAGTCAAGTAGACAAAGTAATAACAGTTGAAGCCAGCGGTATCCATATTGCCTATGCGACCGCTCTTGCTCTTGGTGTCCCGTTCGTGTATGCCAAGAAAAAACGTGCAGTAACCCAAAGTGATGATGTCTTTTCGGCCCCTGTCATGTCCTACACGCGAAACGAGACAGTGGATATCACCGTATCCAAGTCCTTTATCCGCCCGGGAGAAAGAGTGCTTGTAATAGATGACATTCTAGCCAACGGAAATGCGGTCATGGGCCTGTTAGATATTTTACAATCAGCCGAAGCAAATGTAGTGGCACTCGGAGTTGTCATCGAAAAAAGATTCCAGGACGGCCGCGCCAAAATCCAGGCTAGAAATATACCTATCCTTTCATTGGCCTCCATTGAATCGATGGAAAACGGTCGTGTTGTGTTCACAGACAGTGAAGAATCCAAAATGGAATTCTTAACAAAGGAGTGA
- a CDS encoding GNAT family N-acetyltransferase, whose protein sequence is MFSVRVSERTSIDLLQQHNKEELFAVIDSNREYLRKWLLWVDKRKSAEDFEPIIRLWIRNYAENNGFDAGIRYDGELVGMIGLHYIDWKNRITSIGYFVSEKHQGKGIVTSCVRSLIHHVFDELQLNKILIQCATENSRSRAIPVSLGFREEGIARDGQWLYDHYVNLVTYSLLRREWRAQ, encoded by the coding sequence GTGTTCTCAGTACGCGTCAGTGAGCGGACAAGCATTGATTTGCTTCAACAACATAACAAAGAAGAACTATTCGCAGTAATTGACAGTAACCGTGAGTACCTTCGTAAGTGGCTTCTTTGGGTTGATAAAAGGAAATCAGCAGAGGACTTCGAGCCTATCATCCGTCTTTGGATTAGAAACTATGCCGAAAACAACGGATTTGATGCAGGTATTCGGTATGACGGAGAACTGGTCGGAATGATTGGTCTTCATTATATTGACTGGAAAAACAGAATAACGAGCATTGGGTACTTTGTGTCGGAAAAACATCAAGGGAAGGGAATTGTCACGAGTTGTGTGAGATCCCTTATACACCATGTCTTCGATGAGTTACAACTGAACAAGATACTGATTCAATGTGCGACGGAAAACAGCAGAAGCCGAGCGATACCCGTTAGTTTGGGATTCCGAGAAGAGGGAATTGCTCGGGATGGACAGTGGCTTTATGACCATTACGTGAACTTGGTGACGTATAGTTTGTTACGAAGGGAATGGCGAGCTCAGTAA
- a CDS encoding TetR/AcrR family transcriptional regulator, producing MPSEQFYRLSAATRGTITNACLSEFAYYGYDLASTNRMVKAAGISKGALFKYFTDKEGLFRYIYQQVASDMQAALAIKPELNEDIFGFLSRLTLEKIKYYKGHPEVYRFVTHMSKQQTHPVYATVYRSALASAQQMLEEILAHISADRLRAGVTIEQVVSTLIWVSDGLLQKYLNSIPETADSKEFDRFFDTLLLEMESYFAILRHGVYKESEMKS from the coding sequence GTGCCTTCAGAGCAATTTTACAGACTCTCAGCAGCAACTCGGGGAACCATTACGAATGCTTGCCTGAGCGAGTTCGCTTATTACGGTTATGATTTAGCATCGACAAACCGGATGGTTAAAGCTGCGGGGATTTCCAAAGGTGCACTGTTTAAGTATTTCACTGATAAGGAAGGACTGTTTCGTTATATCTATCAACAGGTGGCTTCAGACATGCAGGCAGCGCTGGCCATTAAACCGGAATTAAACGAAGATATTTTTGGCTTCTTATCGCGTCTTACTCTTGAAAAAATAAAGTACTACAAGGGACATCCGGAAGTATATCGCTTTGTGACTCATATGTCCAAGCAACAGACACATCCTGTGTACGCGACAGTCTATCGGTCTGCACTGGCCAGTGCACAACAGATGTTAGAGGAGATTTTAGCTCATATTTCAGCAGATAGACTCAGAGCAGGTGTAACGATTGAACAAGTGGTGTCGACACTCATATGGGTGTCTGACGGGCTGCTGCAGAAATACCTGAATAGCATTCCTGAGACGGCTGACAGCAAAGAGTTTGACAGGTTCTTTGACACATTGCTTCTTGAAATGGAATCATACTTTGCAATTCTGCGGCATGGAGTCTACAAAGAATCGGAGATGAAGTCATGA
- a CDS encoding ABC transporter ATP-binding protein, with protein sequence MIRVSRLTKTFSNGKGIFNLDFEVNQGEVFGFLGPNGAGKSTTIRHLMGFLKADEGTATISERDCWAEAAENQTMIGYLPGEMEFLEGMTGSAFLRLLGDMRGMKQTGRRDALMERFQLDTKPVIRKMSKGTKQKLGIVAAFMHNPEILILDEPTSGLDPLMQQEFLSLVLEERSKGKTILMSSHVFQEVERVADRVGFIKDGRMVSVNSIEKWREQQPIRYTIWLAEDEDVSRIVNSGVTVLRQDGLSLQVEVRGNLKELFATLSECNILRFESHALGLEDTFMHLYDQEVTAK encoded by the coding sequence ATGATTCGTGTGAGCAGGCTTACAAAAACATTTTCAAACGGCAAGGGAATTTTTAACCTGGACTTTGAAGTAAATCAAGGTGAAGTGTTTGGGTTTTTGGGCCCAAACGGTGCAGGAAAGTCTACAACCATTCGCCATCTAATGGGATTTTTGAAGGCCGACGAGGGAACGGCAACAATTTCTGAAAGGGATTGTTGGGCAGAGGCTGCTGAAAATCAAACCATGATTGGTTATCTTCCAGGAGAAATGGAATTTCTCGAAGGCATGACAGGGTCCGCATTTCTTCGATTACTGGGAGATATGAGAGGGATGAAACAGACCGGACGAAGGGATGCACTCATGGAGCGGTTTCAATTGGATACGAAGCCTGTCATTCGGAAGATGTCAAAGGGCACAAAGCAGAAACTGGGCATTGTAGCAGCATTTATGCATAATCCTGAGATACTCATTCTGGATGAACCCACCTCCGGATTAGATCCCTTAATGCAACAAGAGTTCTTGAGTCTTGTCTTGGAGGAGAGGAGTAAGGGGAAAACGATTTTGATGTCTTCACACGTATTTCAGGAGGTGGAACGCGTCGCGGACAGAGTGGGGTTTATCAAGGATGGGCGCATGGTCTCTGTCAACTCGATTGAAAAGTGGAGAGAACAGCAGCCAATTAGATATACTATTTGGCTGGCCGAAGACGAGGATGTGTCTCGAATTGTTAACTCAGGCGTAACCGTGTTGCGTCAAGATGGACTGTCGCTGCAGGTGGAAGTGCGCGGGAACCTAAAAGAACTTTTTGCCACGCTGTCCGAATGTAACATACTGCGCTTTGAGAGCCATGCGTTAGGGTTGGAAGATACTTTTATGCACCTCTATGACCAGGAGGTCACGGCCAAATGA
- a CDS encoding ABC transporter permease subunit yields the protein MNISLYKATLRMNLSSTLSYGIGTILYLWILIWAYPYVSSPAMNKILDSMPQSVLKAFGAEGGVQNLGVFLAEKFYGLILLLILAIFTISVATKLVSGLADRGSLAYLLATPVSRTRLAITQIGVTLTTLWSVCLLAVVGGIAGAAWFAPHNPLDSARFIQMNLMVALLFSVIAAYSFVFSCIFDNERRARAASTVITLIFYVLDLLAKLTDKVAWLKHFSVFALYSPANILRGKGAVTWSAIGLAAATVLVFILAVAIFRRRQYSF from the coding sequence ATGAACATTTCATTGTATAAGGCAACGTTGCGGATGAATCTCTCGTCCACGTTAAGCTATGGTATTGGTACGATTTTGTATTTGTGGATCTTAATCTGGGCCTATCCATATGTTTCATCTCCTGCGATGAACAAGATTCTTGACTCCATGCCGCAAAGTGTTTTAAAGGCGTTCGGTGCAGAGGGGGGTGTTCAAAATCTTGGCGTCTTTCTCGCGGAGAAGTTCTACGGTCTCATCCTTTTATTGATTCTCGCCATCTTTACGATTTCTGTGGCAACAAAACTCGTATCAGGTTTGGCAGACAGGGGCTCGTTGGCCTATCTTTTGGCTACTCCCGTATCCAGAACCAGATTGGCTATTACGCAAATAGGTGTAACGCTCACGACTTTGTGGAGTGTCTGTTTACTTGCTGTCGTTGGGGGAATCGCTGGTGCTGCTTGGTTTGCACCCCACAATCCCCTTGATAGCGCGCGATTCATACAAATGAATTTAATGGTAGCACTGTTGTTCTCTGTTATAGCGGCATACTCATTTGTCTTTTCCTGCATCTTTGACAACGAAAGACGTGCTCGAGCTGCCAGCACTGTCATAACACTCATTTTTTATGTTCTGGACCTGTTGGCGAAGTTGACCGATAAAGTAGCGTGGCTGAAGCACTTCTCAGTGTTTGCGCTGTATTCGCCGGCCAACATTTTACGTGGAAAGGGTGCCGTTACTTGGAGTGCAATTGGACTGGCAGCAGCAACGGTTCTGGTGTTCATACTGGCAGTGGCGATATTCCGACGCAGGCAGTACTCGTTTTAG
- a CDS encoding YwbE family protein, translated as MGAKNGQNRKDIHSGLTVDIVLKQDQRTGRLTRGVVKDILTKSPTHPHGIKVRLQDGQVGRVQAIIGE; from the coding sequence ATGGGTGCAAAGAACGGTCAAAACCGGAAAGACATCCATTCCGGCCTTACAGTAGACATTGTTTTGAAACAAGACCAGCGGACCGGAAGATTAACTCGGGGCGTCGTCAAAGATATCTTGACGAAGTCCCCGACTCATCCTCATGGCATCAAAGTGCGCCTGCAAGACGGCCAAGTAGGCCGTGTACAGGCCATTATTGGCGAATGA
- a CDS encoding ABC-F family ATPase has translation MIRVKDVSVSFGSRTLFEDVNLSFDEGNRYGLIGANGSGKSTFMKILVGDFEPTTGDVSIAEGIRVGVLQQDHYKYDEETVLNTVLMGHPELWSVMKERERLYALAEMTEEDGMKVGELESAYAEMDGYSAEYFAAELLEGLGIPVEKHANKMDTLTGGFKLRVLLAQVLFGRPDVLLLDEPTNHLDLDTIRWLENFLLNHKGTMVIISHDRHFLNTVCTHMVDVDYNQISMFSGNYDYFVAASTLAREQLQAENAKNLEKIAELKDFVARFSANKSKAKQATSRQKQIEKIEIQEIRPSSRVSPYIKFTSLQPLGKQVVSVDRIHKSFADLHVLKDISLDIMNGEKVAVIGPNGIGKTTLLNVIMGELQPDEGSVTWGQSAQPTYFTQDHNETIPNDTTVYEWLGSFDEEADTQTLRSILGRMLFSKDEVHKSTDVLSGGETARLALGKMLLLQGNVLVLDEPTNHLDLESIDALTKALVDFDGSVIFVSHARQMVTDVATRIIELTPSGIVDFSGRYDEYLEKRESLLAI, from the coding sequence ATGATTCGCGTGAAAGACGTGTCAGTCTCGTTCGGAAGCCGTACCTTGTTTGAAGATGTCAACCTGAGTTTTGACGAAGGCAACCGCTATGGCCTCATTGGAGCCAACGGATCGGGGAAATCAACCTTCATGAAAATCCTTGTGGGTGACTTTGAACCTACGACGGGTGATGTGAGTATTGCAGAGGGTATACGTGTTGGTGTACTTCAGCAGGATCACTACAAATACGATGAAGAAACCGTGTTAAATACGGTGCTGATGGGGCATCCGGAACTGTGGTCCGTTATGAAAGAACGCGAACGCCTCTACGCACTTGCGGAGATGACGGAAGAAGACGGCATGAAAGTTGGCGAACTGGAAAGTGCCTATGCTGAGATGGACGGGTATTCAGCGGAGTATTTTGCAGCAGAGTTGCTGGAAGGGCTGGGCATCCCGGTTGAGAAGCACGCCAATAAAATGGATACGCTCACTGGCGGTTTCAAACTCCGTGTTCTTCTGGCTCAAGTCCTGTTCGGACGACCTGATGTACTGCTGCTCGATGAGCCCACGAACCATTTGGATTTAGACACCATTCGCTGGTTGGAGAACTTCCTGCTGAACCATAAGGGCACAATGGTCATCATTTCTCATGATCGGCATTTCTTGAATACCGTCTGCACACACATGGTGGACGTCGACTACAACCAAATTTCCATGTTTTCGGGAAACTACGATTACTTTGTTGCAGCCAGTACACTGGCTAGAGAACAACTGCAAGCTGAGAACGCAAAAAACCTTGAAAAGATTGCAGAACTGAAAGACTTCGTGGCCCGATTTTCAGCCAATAAGAGTAAAGCAAAGCAGGCAACAAGCCGGCAAAAACAAATCGAGAAAATTGAGATACAAGAAATTCGTCCGTCTTCCAGAGTCTCCCCGTACATCAAGTTTACGTCACTGCAACCTCTGGGAAAACAAGTTGTATCTGTGGACCGTATCCACAAGTCCTTTGCTGATTTGCATGTCTTGAAAGACATCAGTCTGGATATTATGAATGGAGAAAAGGTAGCGGTTATTGGCCCCAACGGTATTGGGAAGACGACGCTCCTCAACGTCATTATGGGCGAACTTCAACCTGACGAGGGAAGCGTTACCTGGGGGCAATCTGCTCAGCCTACGTATTTTACACAGGATCACAATGAGACAATCCCCAACGACACTACTGTTTATGAATGGCTGGGCAGTTTCGACGAAGAAGCAGATACCCAAACGCTCCGAAGCATTCTCGGCCGGATGCTGTTTTCCAAAGATGAGGTACACAAGTCTACAGATGTGTTATCGGGCGGAGAGACAGCTCGCCTTGCATTGGGAAAAATGCTGCTGTTGCAAGGCAATGTGCTGGTCCTTGACGAACCGACTAACCATCTCGATTTGGAATCGATTGATGCGTTGACGAAGGCCTTAGTAGACTTCGACGGCAGCGTCATCTTTGTTTCACATGCGCGACAAATGGTGACAGACGTGGCCACCCGTATCATTGAATTGACGCCAAGCGGAATTGTGGACTTTTCAGGACGATACGATGAGTACCTGGAGAAAAGAGAATCGTTGTTGGCAATTTAG
- a CDS encoding peroxiredoxin, whose amino-acid sequence MSLARLNEPAPEFEAASTHGKIKLSDYKGKWVVLFSHPADFTPVCTTEFGGFAERTAEFEKRGVQLIGLSVDGVQSHIAWAQDIEQIFGHKVTFPIIADLDREVSNAYGMVQPGESSTNAVRAVFFIDDKGTLRAMIYYPLNVGRNMAEILRVVDALQTADANGVATPANWEPGKPVVVPPPANSNAVETQEEAKQKGYDYKRWYLRMKNL is encoded by the coding sequence ATGTCACTGGCACGTTTGAATGAACCCGCACCAGAATTTGAAGCTGCATCAACGCATGGAAAAATCAAACTCTCCGATTACAAAGGAAAATGGGTAGTCCTGTTTTCCCACCCGGCCGATTTCACCCCAGTTTGTACAACAGAATTCGGCGGTTTCGCAGAACGCACTGCAGAGTTTGAAAAACGCGGCGTACAATTAATTGGTTTGTCTGTGGATGGAGTACAGTCGCATATTGCTTGGGCACAAGATATCGAACAGATTTTCGGACATAAAGTTACATTTCCCATCATTGCTGATTTAGACCGAGAGGTATCCAATGCATACGGTATGGTTCAGCCTGGGGAAAGCAGTACAAATGCAGTGCGCGCCGTCTTTTTCATTGACGATAAAGGCACGTTGCGCGCTATGATTTACTATCCACTTAACGTCGGACGAAATATGGCCGAGATATTGCGCGTCGTAGATGCTCTGCAGACCGCAGATGCCAACGGTGTCGCGACACCTGCAAACTGGGAGCCAGGGAAGCCTGTCGTTGTGCCGCCCCCGGCGAACTCTAACGCGGTCGAAACGCAAGAAGAAGCGAAGCAAAAAGGATACGACTATAAGCGCTGGTACCTGCGAATGAAAAACCTGTAA
- a CDS encoding thioesterase family protein, which produces MENYRFHHDVRVRWSEVDGQRIVFNGNYLTYMDIAYAEYLRRELKLSDGMPDTVIAKTTLEFKQSAQFDDVLSVWLRTSRIGQTSMTVDFVITRFEQVLFNAQTVYVYVNSETKQPAAVPDSWRHTIEVYERGN; this is translated from the coding sequence ATGGAGAACTATCGGTTTCATCATGATGTACGTGTACGTTGGTCAGAAGTTGACGGGCAGCGGATTGTTTTCAATGGAAACTATCTTACGTATATGGATATTGCCTATGCCGAGTATCTGCGCCGAGAGTTGAAGTTGTCAGATGGGATGCCGGACACGGTCATTGCGAAAACAACCCTTGAGTTTAAACAATCAGCTCAATTTGACGATGTTTTGTCCGTGTGGTTGCGAACAAGCCGCATCGGACAAACGAGTATGACGGTAGACTTTGTAATCACTCGATTTGAGCAGGTATTGTTCAACGCTCAGACAGTGTATGTATATGTGAATTCCGAAACAAAACAGCCTGCCGCTGTTCCGGACTCTTGGAGACACACAATCGAAGTTTACGAACGGGGGAATTAG
- a CDS encoding SDR family NAD(P)-dependent oxidoreductase, translating to MRFHGEVAVVTGGAGGIGRASAKLLANQGARVVVADIDEASGQESVRQIEQDGNDAVFHPVDVSDYHSVQTLADFTVRTYGGLDIMFNNAGIFGDGAENVINMPVETYRRMVAINQDGVFYGIKAAANVMKERGGVIINTASIYAFIADRNQLPYHATKAAVVGMTKAAALELAKYNIRVVAIAPGMIDTALIDPWREDEHVWNTVQKAHMRRKFGTAEQVANVVAFLASDEASFLNGHEYFVDDGAASFKR from the coding sequence ATGCGTTTTCACGGAGAGGTCGCTGTCGTGACAGGAGGAGCAGGCGGAATCGGCCGAGCCAGCGCTAAGCTGCTTGCCAATCAAGGGGCTCGGGTAGTGGTGGCAGATATTGATGAAGCTTCCGGACAAGAGTCAGTCAGGCAGATTGAGCAGGACGGCAATGACGCAGTGTTTCATCCCGTGGATGTATCTGATTACCACAGTGTACAGACACTGGCAGACTTCACGGTGCGTACATACGGAGGGTTGGACATCATGTTCAACAATGCAGGCATTTTTGGAGATGGGGCTGAAAATGTCATAAACATGCCAGTCGAAACATATCGACGGATGGTAGCTATAAATCAGGACGGTGTTTTTTATGGAATAAAAGCGGCTGCCAATGTAATGAAGGAACGCGGTGGTGTGATTATCAATACGGCGTCCATCTATGCTTTTATTGCTGACAGGAATCAACTGCCCTATCACGCCACCAAAGCCGCCGTGGTCGGCATGACCAAGGCAGCGGCACTGGAGTTGGCCAAATACAATATTCGCGTGGTTGCAATCGCTCCAGGCATGATTGACACGGCCCTTATAGACCCCTGGCGTGAAGATGAACACGTCTGGAATACAGTGCAAAAGGCGCATATGAGGCGCAAGTTTGGCACCGCTGAGCAAGTAGCAAATGTGGTTGCTTTTTTAGCCAGCGACGAAGCTTCTTTCTTAAATGGACATGAGTATTTTGTCGACGACGGTGCAGCTTCGTTTAAGCGTTGA